The DNA region TATTTTTTGTTGTATATGTGTAGGTATTGTTTTAAGATACCAAAAAGTTATCCATTGGCTTCAGCAGCACCTTTGCTGTGTGCCGGAATCACTGTTTATTCGCCGATGATTCGTTACAAGATGAATGAGCAGCCGGGAAAATCTTTAGGAGTGATTGGCCTTGGTGGACTTGGTCACATGGCTGTTAAATTTGGAAAGGCTTTTGGTTTGAATGTAACAGTTTTCAGCACCAGCATATCTAAGAAAGATGAGGCCCTCAATTTGCTTGGTGCAGATAACTTTGTGATTTCCTCTGATCAAGACCAAATGAAAGTAagcataacaaattaaaaaagcaTCCTCTgtttcttatttatttcttttttcaaaattgaatgtTTACAAATATTGCTACATGCTGCAGGGATTAACAAAGACATTAGACTTTATAATTGACACAGCATCTGGTGATCATCCTTATGATCCTTACATGGCACTTCTGAAAACATTTGGTATCTTAGTTGCAGTTGGGGCTGGAACTGAAATCAAGTTCAGCCCTAGAAGCCTATTTTTTGGTATGTTACATACATTACATCTGAATTATAGTGTTGTAATGTGAAGTTTTCATTtagataataataacaaattggTTTATGTGCATTTTGACAGGATTGAGGAGTATTTCTGGAAGTATTGTAGGAGGTACAAAAGATATACGGGATATGATTGATTTATGTGTTGAAAAGGAGATTTATCCAAAGATTGAAGTAATTCCTATTGAGTATTGTAATGAAGCTATTGAAAGGGTCATAAAAAGTGACGTCAAGTATCGGTTTGTGATTGATATTGAAAACTCcttaaagtaaaaaagaaaatgtaGTTTAGTGATATGTATCAGTAATGAATACTTTGTTACTAGTGTGGAATTTGTCTGTGTGAGAATTTATAGAACAAGCAATTTTCCTTGTATCTTTCGTATTCTATATTCAAGCAATGTATTAATTTGCAGCATTATGAATAATAATTTAATGGATACTCTTTTGTGGAGGAGAATGCTAAGCATTATTGGCTGTTAATATGATTATGAAAGTGTGTATTTTCATATATGAATAGACAAAAGCTAAGTTTGTAGCAGATCATGACCAATGTGTTACAAAGATGAGTCAGCAGCTTAGCTAATTTGGAAACCAGTTAGTTAGATTATAGTCCAGCTGGCATAAGTTAGTTGGAATTGTAACTAAAACAGTTAGGAAGTTAGCTTAGTTGACTGCACTTTAGGTGTGATCATGTGGTGTATATAAGCTTCTAATTGCAACTAAGGATACAAACTTTGCACCATAGCCAGAGTTTCCACAATgttcataaaataaaatgaaatttgaaCAGAATAAGAAAAAATTCAACCCTCCGTTTAGGATAATAGATAACCTCAAATCAACTATAAAATTTGACTGATCAAAGCAAATTGGAAAAGTCTTTGAAAAAAGCATACAATGAAACATAAAATCCACTCAAAATCAgcccaattttttcttttttcacttctATTAATTACATTAATAACATTTGAATATATCATCCTCACCCGCATGTATTCATGTACTGATATGAAAAGTGAATATCAGTTGTAGTAATGATAATAATAGGAAATGCATTACAActtttaaaattgtatcaattttaTTAAGAGAAAATACATGTAACCAATTTTTTAGTTAGTCAAAATTAGCTAATTCTAgtgtttagatttataatttaggatttaaaatttaaaaaatttaactgaTCTtggatgaaaaaaattaattatctaacaTTATTCTTTAATTGATAATAACAATGgtgtaaatattatataataatatctaattataacattctatttttattttttacattttctatcaatcattttttaatatactttcttttaatttttctttttaattatagcTTCTTTCAAGTATTAATCACtctattatttattctattttatagaATTTACACAAGTCCTAATAAGACATGCTTGCAAActaatttaacattttttaattgttatttatatgtgtgcttatttattttaatttacaataacaataacaaaatcttgtcccactaggtggggttAGCTACATAAATCAAACGATATCATTGAATtttatcatgtatcatgtctactacagagagaccgtttacatgtagatctcgtttgaccactttATGAATGGTCTTTCTAGATCTTTCTCTGCCTTTCACCCcttatccatcttccatctcatctacCCTCTTGATTGGGTGTTCTGTCGGTCTTCtcctcacatgtccaaaccacctaagATGCAATTCTACCATATTTTCCACAATAGGTGTTACTctaactctctctcttatatcttcgttccttattctatccaatcgcgtatgaccactcatccatcctAACATCTTTATCTCTACCATACTTAACTTATGTTTGTGCTCCCCTTTGGCCGTCCAATACTTTATACCATAAAACATAGTCGGTCTGATAGCAgtacgatagaatttacctttaagtttaaatgcactttttgtcacatataaaaccagacgcactctgccattttgaccaacttacttgaatcctatgatttacatcgtgttcaatctctctattatcctgtatgatgcacctaagatacttaaaacttttaacttttcgtaagatgtctccaattttcacctccgTATTAGGGTTTCTCCTTCGGCagccgaacttacattccatgtatcccgtcttgctacggcttatgcacagaccatacacttctagagatTCTTTCCATAAATTCAACTTCTTATTTTAGGTCTtctttttacttttccataagGATGACATCATCAGCAAAAAATATgaaccatggcacaggctcttggatatgctctgtgagtacttctaagactaatgtgaaaatgtatagacttaaggatgatccctggtgtaatcctatatcaataaaaaatttctctatcatactagcttgagtcttcacactagttgtagccccatcatacatgtttttaattgcacgaatatatgcgatccttactctcttccttttcaaaatctttcataagacctcccttgagACCCTATCGTACGTTTTTTCCAAATCagtaaacaccatatgtagattcCTTTTATTACTATAATACTTtttcatcatccttcttaatatgtATATCGTTTCAGTGGTGGATCTGTCCAACATAAAACTAAATTGGTTTTCtattacttgtgtctcttgtctcagcctccgttctatcaccattTTCCATAACTTCATGATATGGCTCATGAACTTGATCCCTCTATAATTTTCGCAATTTTGTATATTCCcattattcttgtagataggtaccaatgtGCTCTTTTTTCACTCATCTTGCATCTTCTTTGactttaaaatctcattaaaaaacttGGTTAATCACTGATACCTTTCTCTCCAAGGcccttccaaacttcaatcggAATATTATCGGGTCCTATTGTCCTGCCATTTCTCATCCACTTTAGAGCATTTTTTACCTCGAAATCTCAAATCCTTAGATAATAGtcgaagttttgatcttcttccctcgtGCATATCCGACCAAGActtggaagagtcttctgtcattcattaaataactcgtaaaaatagctcttccacctttcattaatcttctcctcttaaGCAAAAACCTCTCAATCTTTATCCCTTATGCACTTAACCTAATCCAAGTTTCTCATTCTTCTTTCACAACTCTTTccgattctatatatacatttttctccttACTTCGTGCCTAAAGACTGATGGAAACTAGGGGTGGAAACAAGTCATGCCAGactttgctcttaacaggcctggcctgtTATGTAGTTAATTGGCTTGAGTTTGGCCTGCAGCCTATTATAGACTCTTTATAAAGTACTAGACATGGTCTGTTATTCTGCCTGACCTAGCCTGAAACCTGTTAAAAGGtctgataatttttttaacaaaaataaaaatattatttaaaaaattattttttaataaaaatatttatatgtaatatgtcatatttaatatttataagaatttttaatcttttaaagtatttaaaatatacaaaaatatttataataaaatataataaatctaaaatatctcataattttgttaaaaataaaaatttatttatatatttaattatgttttaacagGTCCAGACAGGGCTGACAGGCCAACAAGGCTAATTAGTAAACTTGAGCCTGACCTATTAACAtattaaggcttttaaaagagcctGAGCCTGTGCCTATTTATAACAGGCCAGGCTGCAGGTCCCTGGCAGGTCGCCTGGTCTTATTCCACCCCTAGTGGAGATCCTCATATGCTCTTGTCCTTAATTAACTTACAACCAATTTTGTCTCTTTTTTAACCaccttatatttttttcaattatttacatTGCGACACAAAAAATCACTCCTTAAAGTATTCCCTTTTTGCCTTTATTTTTTCTTGTACACTTGCATTCCACCactaggactccttgtctcttgatCCTATCTctctagattcaccaaaactttttttgctatttttttaataacttctGTCATTTTCCTCCACGTTTTCTCCACGttttccattcccatcccactttgtcTATTCTCTTACCCGTCTTAAAAATCTTCTTTGTTCTTTACCTTTCATCCACCACCACCTCGTctttgggttcttcgtatgatgtctttttctcAACTTTTCCTCACGTGAAAATCTATGACGAgcatcctatgttgtgttgttaaactctccCTCGAAATAATTTCACAATCAATACAAAATTTTCGGTCAACttttctcaacaagaagaagtcgatttgagagttTGTCATGCCACTCCTAtaagttataagatgttcgtctctcttcttaaaacatgtatttgcgataaGAAGGTCAAGAATTGAGGAAAAGTCTAAAATAATTTTACCATCAGTATTGACCACCCCGAAACCacggcctccgtgaatactttcATACCTACTCACTTCtcttccaacatggccatttaaatctcctcttaaaaaaatcttatctcccgaaggtatgtcttggaccaaactctctagatcctcctaaaaccttatcttgtgtttcTCGTCCGAATCCACTtacggtgcataggcgctaatcacatgaaaagtacCTCCTTCTACCACAAATTTAATAGATATGATCTGATCTCCCActctcttgacatccactacgtcatTCTTTCACTGCTTATCCACGATAATACCTACCCCATTcttatttttcacattttctgTATACCAAAATTTGAACTCGAATTATTCAACTTCCTAGCCTTCGCACCgacccattttgtttcttgtaggcacatgatATTAATCTTTCTCCTTGTCATGATTTCCACCACCTCCATGAATTTTTCTGTTAGAGTGCTTATACTCCATGTTCCAAAACTCAATCTTCTATCGCTCCAACCTTTacctttatctttttctttgtgaactaACTTATTTATCCTCGTTCGTTCATGAAAATGCAGGAATTCTTGCTCATTTATTACTATATCTGGGCACCAATACAGCGACTCTTGCTCATTTGGCACTATACGTGAGTTATACAGCGCGTTGCTTCCGAATAACGACCTAATTTTAACGCAATAACGCTTTTGATCCATATCATGATTCATGAATATTCGACTAAATTTTTATATTGGCTGTCGAAAGTCTAATACAACCCCTCCTTTTTTCAGACTTAGGGACCAACTATGTATTGTAAGTGCAGCATAAGcagaatttctttattttattctaatcacataaaaataatatttaaattttgttttataattttttcatattttaaattatatttttttatttataacgtTCTATGAAACACAATGGGTTTTATAATAGAATCGGgtacaaaatttttcacttaacaTCTATAAGGCaaagatattttacataatttagATTTTAGACAACTTAGTGATTTTGTTTTAGCTTAGTGCAAGCTCTAGATATTGGATGATTTGGGATGTAATTCATTAATATTAGTATCtgtaatttaattgattatactaaaaattttatcatgatttatgattaaaaaaaaaaaggtataaaTCTCATTATACAAATAGTTGAGATAAGGGacgaattcaaaaattttaataaggaGAGGctgaattttagataattttttttatttcataaaaataattaacatatagttatttttttaaaagatttatcaatatatatatatatatataattataatttttttcaaaattttatttttaatatgataattatataaaagaaatataacaatatcaatagtacattataaaattataaaataccaataatttatagcgtgtttagttaaatattatcacatattttattaattaaaattaattttttcaaaattttaaaaaatttgaaaataaattataaattattaattatttaaaagacaCAGTATTCTTATAGAATATAAGATATaagatatctttataaaaaattttttaacaacgtaaatttagaagaaaaataattattttttacaagaaaataatatctaaagtacataatgtgattaccaaaatataattatgtaagtccttattaatataataatataaatattaaatatattaatataaaaaaataaatgattttttaaataaatatagagattattatgtaaaaactaatttgaaaggTACAAAGACTTGAGAGTATGgtattaaattagttaagtaaaaaatattagtgaattaaacaattaagacataaattcatcacataataaaaaaataatacatataaaactattaaattacataatattttttttttattttttaaacacatcTCATATATAAGtatagttttttaaagttttgggAGGCTGAGGCGACTACTCGCCCCCTCTAAGTCCGTCCCTGGTTGAGattgagataaaataaaaaaaaaatcaaattttttgttcTACCATCTTAACAATAAAGtgtctaatttttttaagaaaatagagcTTTTGATTCAGaataattctccacatacaagtgtTTTTCTATACAAGTTTTTATAAGTCATTTATATTAACGGGCTTCGAACTGTTACTGCACGTtttcactgcaccttcttcttcttcttgctgcacgttcttcttcctcttcctcttcttcttcttattttctttcatttcttgccttttctttctccttcttcatttatgtgattttctctctgttttctttctttgttattctcgattttcatttttttttgacatcaaactctgaaatcgtttttgaagaagaagaagcagcagaagatgaggaggagaaagagaaagagttttgaattatgcataagatgtacttcaacgaattttgggtgtatttcttaaatcctttgggtgtatttcttaaatcctttggatgtagttttgtaatcctttagatgtatttctgtaatcctttgggtttatttctataatcgtttgggtgaatttctgtaatcctttgggtgtatttctgtaatcgtttgggtgtatttctgaagttccattatttttaaatttggcaagaaactcgttttcatggagaaagaagaagaagagtcgttcataatgcatggtgagtaggGCGCTTTAGAAACAGGAAGTAGTTGAATAAcgtacatttatttatttttaaatgtggAAATGtaatacatatattttattaGACTTGTatcaacttgtaagacttgtaaaccAAAAAAACTTATATGTAGACCTCTTTGATTCAACCCTCCTTCCCAAAATTATACAAACACTTCAATTATGTGTATCTAGTATGTTATTCATAACTACATGCCAATATGGCATCATTAGTAAGTGCCTATGAAAAGTGTATAAAAAACTTTATAAACCGATTATACACCGATTTAACAGGCGGCGGTTATAACTAGTTGAAAAGGCCCCCTCCCCAACCAAAAACAAATATTACTATAATAAACAATtagaatttataaaattaaaaacctgttaaataatttaaataaattgactaaatatttatttaatgattCTCGGTTATCAACTTTACAGGAATTTCACTATATCTAAATTTTCactaattaaaaaattgttatcGGCAGTGACATTGTGTTACGGTTttgttctaatattttttttctcatcttagATAATGCCTAATAGAATACTAATCTAATCAATGACTTTTGGACTTTTTGTGCACATAACATCAAGCATTATTGGATAAACGTCATCAGATGCGTAACCAAAAGATTTTCATTTGATTAATACTCAGTTTGGTCTTAACAAAAGCAGTTAATATATgtaattaatcaaataaaaatattttcatataaaaataataattacaatttaataagtattatattaaataatttatcaaatatatcaaattatttaaccacGGTCAATTCACATAGTTTTATAGGTACGAGGAGCGTAGACTTTTATGTTGATATTGCAATGGCGTGTTTAACCCAAGTTTCTACAGTCTACATGCTTTGGTCATCATGAGGTATCTGCTTTCGTAATATTGAGCCTGTTATTGTTCTATTATATAAACACCATTCTTGAATTTGCCTCAAATTGTGAAAACAAAGAAAACTGATTAAACAGGTTGGTTCCTATTAACTACTTATTACTTGCCTTATAATTCCATGGGTAAGACGTTtcatgaaaattgaaaaataatttgtgtttatGGTGAAACAGAGAAGAAAACAATGAGTTCAGAAGATTGCCTTGGTTGGGCTGCAAGAGATGCATCTGGACATCTCTCACCATACAAATTCAATCGCAGGTAATTGACCAAACTAACATCTGATTGAACTTTAATTTATACCATATATATTAACTTATTCCATGATTGATCATCAGGGCTGTAGGAGATGATGATGTTCATGTTAAGATCACACACTGTGGTGTTTGTTATGCTGATATCGTTTGGACAAGGAATAGATTTGGTGACTCCAAGTACCCTGTTGTGCCAGGGTATGTATGTTGCCTTTTAAAACAATGCTATATGACCaacaaatattatcatttttagtCGGTATTACGTGGTCAATAATAATTTGCATTCATGTTTACAGAGATTTTGTACCAAAAAAACATATAATTTGCACTAGAGTTTGTACACATGAATCAATACAGTTTGTATCTAAATTTTTCAGAATTTGCAtacatgaattaataaaatttatttgttaaagataATTTAGCGCTTGTGCTGGTCAAATAATGACTAAAAATTACTGGCTTCCAATAGTTTTTCATTCTCTAATTCTCAGAAACTTGCAAACTTAATGAAGCTAATGTATCTGTaatctgcttttttttttttttgttagacatGAGATTGCAGGCATTGTGAGCAAGGTTGGTTCCAATGTCAAGCGTTTCAATGTTGGTGACCATGTTGGAGTGGGGACTTATGTCAACTCATGCCGCGACTGCGAGTATTGCGACGATGGACTAGAACATCAGTGCAGTCAGGGAGCAGTTTTTACCTTTAATGGGGTTGATTCTGATGGTACAATCACAAAGGGAGGATACTCCAATTTCATAGTAGTCCATGAAAGGTAATTGGCTACTATAGTTTATATATTTTGAGTTAAAAAGGTTAGAGTAAACTGAATTTGATGTCATATTTTTTTGTTGTATATGTGTAGGTATTGTTTCAAGATACCAAAAAGTTATCCATTGGCTTCAGCAGCACCTTTGCTGTGTGCCGGAATCACTGTTTATTCGCCGATGATTCGCCACAAGATGAATGAGCAGCCGGGAAAATCTCTAGGAGTGATTGGCCTTGGTGGACTTGGTCACATGGCTGTTAAATTTGGAAAGGCTTTTGGTCTGAATGTGACAGTTTTCAGCACCAGCATATCTAAGAAAGATGAAGCCCTCAATCTGCTTGGTGCAGATAACTTTGTAATTTCATCTGATGAAGACCAAATGAAAGTAagcataacaaattaaaaaacataatctatttcacatttatttattttctcagaaTTGAATGTTGACtaatattgctatatatatatgtgtatacatGTAGGCATTAACAAAAACACTAGACTTTATAATTGATACAGCATCTGGTGATCATCCTTTTGATCCTTACATGGCACTTCTGAAAACACTTGGTATTCTAGTAGTAGTTGGGGCTGCAAATGAAATCAAGTTCAGCCCTGTAAGCCTATTCTTCGGTATGTTACATTACATGTGAATTATGGTGTTGTAATGTTAAAGTTTTCATTTAGATATATAGTAATAACAAATTGGTTTATATGCATTCTGTATATTTGACAGGATTGAAGACTATTTCTGGAAGTTCTGTGGGAGGTACAAAAGATATACAAGGGATGATTGATTTATGTGCTGAAAAAAAGATTTACCCAAAGATTGAAGTAATTCCTATTGAGTATGCTAATGAAGCTATTGAAAGGGTCATTAAAAATGATGTCAAGTATCGGTTTGTGATTGATATTGAAAATTCCCTGAAGTAAAAATATACTGTAGATTAGTGCTATGTGTTAGTGATGAAATAATTTGTTAGTGTGTGGAGTTTGTCCTTGAGTGAGGATTTCTAGAATATAATCAATTCAACTGTTCAAGCAAATTTTGTTTGTATCTTTTGTATTTCATATTTAAGCTGCGTATTAATTTTGTAACATCATGGATAATTATATAATACTATTTTGGCTCATTGAtggtatttattataataaattttaaatatttaaaaattattatttttttatattatatggaGAAAAGTCTTATTTTGATGTTGGCAGTTGGAACATTCAAAGCTCTCCTGATCAAAGTAAATGGAATACAAGTCTTTCTGATGTTTACAATTCTTTTTGAATTTGATCTAAACAACTCACAGTATTACACGCACTACATATATAATAACGTTCTATTAAAATGCTATTTTGTCGATACATGATTCTAGTATGACTATGTTACGGTAATAATTATAATGTTTTAAAAAATgttgctaaaattaaaataaaaaatattatttaaaaaaagtgttactaaaatataaaaaaaatataattttaattttaacaatacttACACCATAATCATAATTACTATAGCATAATCGTACTAAAATCTCAGCATTAAATTGTAACTATAATTCATATAGGTAGGCCAATGTGCGTGGACTTCGTTGACTTGATTTAGTCACAGTAACGTGTCTAAGACTCTAAAGTGTCACTATTTTAGTCCTTCTTGCCATTACGCTTGTTATTTGATTCTTCTGCGTTATAAGGCCATTGAATTTGCTGAAATGTTGAAGTAAAGAAgcctgaaaaaaaatattaaaagaaaaaagaacggATTCTTGAAGAAACTCAAACAGGTTGGCTCCTATTGACTACTGTGTTAGCTTCTAATCTATGCTCTttcaatattatttatttgttgatttgttttgatttttttgcatTCTTTCTCTTTGAGAGAAAATTCTATCATGAAATTCTTTGTCTAAATCTAAAGTGATAGCCAATTGAGTTTGATTAATTTATGGTGCAACAGAAAATAATGATGAATTCCGAAGGTGGCAATGAAGATTGCTTAGGTTGGGCAGCAAGAGATGCATCTGGTGTTCTCTCACCATACAAATTCAGTCGCAAGTATATTAGTCTCTATCACTATTGCCAGCACTCTTTAGCATAATTCTGTTTTCTTGGTACaaagtatttaatttatataatgatGAATGTGATTGGTCAGGGCTGTAGGAAACGATGATGTTTATGTTAAGATCACACACTGCGGTATTTGTTATGCTGATGTAGTTTCCACAAGGAATTCATTTGGTGCCACAAATTACCCTGTTGTGCCCGGGTATATGATCTTTTAATAAATAATGGTTAGTTTATAATCCAATTTAGTCTTAATCTAATCTATGAGTTTTGTTAGACATGAGATTGCAGGCATTGTGACAAAGGTTGGTTCCAATGTCCAACGTTTCAATGTTGGTGACCATGTTGGAGTAGGGACTTATGTTAACTCGTGCCGCGACTGCCAAAATTGCAATGCAGGACTTGAAATTCAATGTGGTAAAGGACGAGTTTTTACTTATGATAGTGTTGATTCTGATGGTACAATCACAAAAGGAGGATACTCCACTTTCATAGTAGTTCATCATAGGTAATGAAAGAAAATTTATATGCAAAAGGTTATAGTCTTAGATAGGTTCAGTTGAATTTGATATCACATTTATGCAGGTATTGTTTTATGATACCAAAGAGCTATCCATTGGCTTCAGCAGCACCTTTGCTCTGTGCCGGAATCACTGTTTATTCGCCGATGATTCGTCACAATATGAATCAGCCTGGTAAATCTCTAGGAGTTATTGGCCTTGGTGGCCTTGGACATATGGCAGTTAAATTTGGAAAGGCTTTTGGTTTGGATGTAACAGTTTTCAGCACCAGCATATCTAAAAAAGATGAGGCCCTAAATCTTCTTGGTGCAGATAATTTTGTTGTTTCATCTGATCAAGAACAAATGAGTGTAAGTAGGTTGTTATTACAACAAGAATTGAATTCTAATCCTTTTGGTGAAAGAGATTCTGAATCATTTAACAGAACATTGACATTGTAGCTTGTTTTTCTTTATTCATCTTGGTCAAAATTGAGTATGATTCCTACATATGCAGGCATTGGCTGAGTCATTAGACTTTATAATTGACACAGCATCTGGTAATCACCCTTTTGATCCTTACATGTTTCTTCTGAAAACATGTGGTGTCTTAGTCTTAGTTGGGGCTCCAAGTGAAATCAAATTAAGCCCAGGAAGCCTTATTGGTGGTATGTTGCTTCTGAATTATGGAAAAGAAATTGTTGCAATGACAAGCATTAATTTATATTGAAGCAATGAAACTTTGAATGTGCATTAATTGTGGTTGACAGGGATGAGAAGCATTTCTGGAAGTGCTGCAGGAGGCACAAAAGATACCCAAGAGATGATTGATTTGTGTGCTGAAAAGGAGATTTATCCAAATATAGAAGTGATTCCCATTGAATATGCTAATGAAGCTTTTGAGAGGATCATAAACAAAGATGTCAAGTATAGGTTTGTGATAGACATTGAAAATTCCCTCAAGTAACAGGACTGTTAATGTATTTAGTGTTGAATAGTTtcttattaataattaatgaGTTGAGTGAGGAATTTCAAATTCTGAGAGAACAATAGTTGCTAGATTATAAAGAAAGGATAGGAATCATTACATGCTGCTACACTAAAATACTAAGTTGTTCTGCATTATTAGCACTTAAGCATAGTTGTATTTGACAAAATTAATTAGTAaacatttatttaatatatagtgAAAGCATGAAAGATGGCTAGACCAGTAATTAATAAAAAGATACCACTAATTCAGAATCTTCCTGTCacaaggaagacaaaaaaaaatattattgtaattCGTTAACGTATAGTTTAACAAACAACAGCTCATGGTAGCCAAATATAGCCGTTAGTTTATTTCATA from Arachis hypogaea cultivar Tifrunner chromosome 10, arahy.Tifrunner.gnm2.J5K5, whole genome shotgun sequence includes:
- the LOC112714789 gene encoding probable cinnamyl alcohol dehydrogenase 1 → MMNSEGGNEDCLGWAARDASGVLSPYKFSRKAVGNDDVYVKITHCGICYADVVSTRNSFGATNYPVVPGHEIAGIVTKVGSNVQRFNVGDHVGVGTYVNSCRDCQNCNAGLEIQCGKGRVFTYDSVDSDGTITKGGYSTFIVVHHRYCFMIPKSYPLASAAPLLCAGITVYSPMIRHNMNQPGKSLGVIGLGGLGHMAVKFGKAFGLDVTVFSTSISKKDEALNLLGADNFVVSSDQEQMSALAESLDFIIDTASGNHPFDPYMFLLKTCGVLVLVGAPSEIKLSPGSLIGGMRSISGSAAGGTKDTQEMIDLCAEKEIYPNIEVIPIEYANEAFERIINKDVKYRFVIDIENSLK
- the LOC112714787 gene encoding probable cinnamyl alcohol dehydrogenase 1, with translation MSSEDCLGWAARDASGHLSPYKFNRRAVGDDDVHVKITHCGVCYADIVWTRNRFGDSKYPVVPGHEIAGIVSKVGSNVKRFNVGDHVGVGTYVNSCRDCEYCDDGLEHQCSQGAVFTFNGVDSDGTITKGGYSNFIVVHERYCFKIPKSYPLASAAPLLCAGITVYSPMIRHKMNEQPGKSLGVIGLGGLGHMAVKFGKAFGLNVTVFSTSISKKDEALNLLGADNFVISSDEDQMKALTKTLDFIIDTASGDHPFDPYMALLKTLGILVVVGAANEIKFSPVSLFFGLKTISGSSVGGTKDIQGMIDLCAEKKIYPKIEVIPIEYANEAIERVIKNDVKYRFVIDIENSLK
- the LOC112714786 gene encoding probable cinnamyl alcohol dehydrogenase 1; the protein is MSSEDCLGWAARDVSGHLSPYKFNRRAVGDDDVYVKITHCGICYADIAWTRNKLGDSKYPVVPGHEIAGIVSKVGSNVKRFSVGDHVGVGTYVNSCRDCEYCDDGLEHQCSKGVFTFNGVDSDGTITKGGYSNFIVVHERYCFKIPKSYPLASAAPLLCAGITVYSPMIRYKMNEQPGKSLGVIGLGGLGHMAVKFGKAFGLNVTVFSTSISKKDEALNLLGADNFVISSDQDQMKGLTKTLDFIIDTASGDHPYDPYMALLKTFGILVAVGAGTEIKFSPRSLFFGLRSISGSIVGGTKDIRDMIDLCVEKEIYPKIEVIPIEYCNEAIERVIKSDVKYRFVIDIENSLK